In uncultured Bacteroides sp., the following proteins share a genomic window:
- the trkA gene encoding Trk system potassium transporter TrkA: MKIIIAGAGAVGTHLAKLLSQEKQEIILMDENEEKLIAMDTNFDLMTVCTSPTSISGLKETGVDGADLFIAVTPDESRNMTACMLASSLGAKKTVARIDNYEYLLPHHQEFFKKLGVDSLIYPEMLAAKEIVSSIKMSWIRQWWEFCGGALILIGVKMRQNSTILDAQLSELGKKEIPFHVVAIKRGNETIIPRGDDVIKLYDIVYFTTTKKYLPYMRKIVGKEDYADVRNVMVMGGSRIAVRTAQYAPDYMKMKIIENDPARCNRLTELLDDKTMVINGDGRDVDLLVEEGLKDTEAFVALTGSSETNILACLAAKRMGVRKTVAEVENIDYIGMAESMDIGTVINKKLIAASHIYQMMLNADVSNVKCLTFANADVAEFKVKEGTAITKRKVKDLGLPKGTTIGGLIRNGEGIVVTGDTQIEPKDHVVVFCLNMMIKKIEKFFN, translated from the coding sequence ATGAAAATTATTATAGCGGGTGCCGGAGCTGTAGGCACACATCTTGCAAAACTTCTTTCTCAGGAGAAACAAGAGATTATCCTGATGGACGAAAATGAAGAGAAACTGATTGCTATGGACACCAACTTTGACCTGATGACGGTGTGCACATCTCCTACTTCCATCTCCGGATTAAAAGAAACCGGAGTAGATGGAGCCGATCTGTTCATTGCTGTAACTCCGGATGAGAGCCGAAATATGACAGCCTGTATGCTGGCCTCCAGCCTGGGAGCAAAAAAGACAGTGGCGCGTATTGATAATTACGAATACCTGCTTCCTCACCATCAGGAATTTTTCAAGAAGTTGGGTGTGGACTCTCTTATTTATCCAGAGATGCTGGCAGCCAAAGAAATTGTTTCTTCCATTAAGATGAGCTGGATTCGTCAATGGTGGGAGTTCTGCGGAGGAGCACTGATACTTATCGGGGTGAAGATGAGACAAAACTCTACCATTCTGGATGCACAGCTCAGCGAACTGGGGAAGAAAGAGATACCTTTCCACGTTGTTGCAATTAAGCGAGGCAATGAAACCATCATTCCCCGTGGAGATGATGTAATAAAGCTATATGATATTGTTTACTTTACCACTACCAAGAAATATCTTCCTTATATGCGTAAGATAGTGGGAAAAGAAGATTATGCTGATGTAAGAAACGTAATGGTCATGGGTGGTAGCCGTATAGCCGTAAGAACAGCTCAATACGCTCCTGACTATATGAAAATGAAAATCATTGAGAATGATCCTGCACGCTGCAACCGACTCACGGAGTTACTGGACGATAAAACAATGGTAATAAACGGAGATGGTCGTGATGTTGATTTATTGGTTGAAGAAGGACTGAAAGACACGGAAGCATTCGTTGCACTTACAGGAAGTTCCGAAACTAACATTCTTGCTTGTCTGGCTGCTAAGCGTATGGGAGTGAGAAAGACTGTTGCCGAGGTAGAAAACATTGACTACATCGGGATGGCCGAAAGTATGGACATTGGTACGGTAATCAATAAAAAGTTAATTGCAGCAAGCCACATTTATCAGATGATGCTGAATGCTGATGTCTCTAATGTAAAGTGTCTGACCTTTGCAAATGCTGATGTGGCGGAGTTTAAAGTAAAAGAAGGAACAGCCATTACCAAACGAAAAGTGAAGGACTTAGGACTTCCCAAGGGCACAACCATAGGAGGACTTATCCGCAATGGAGAAGGTATTGTGGTAACGGGAGACACTCAGATTGAGCCAAAAGATCATGTGGTGGTATTCTGCCTGAACATGATGATCAAGAAGATTGAAAAGTTCTTTAATTAA
- the dxs gene encoding 1-deoxy-D-xylulose-5-phosphate synthase, whose translation MKNNQTYSLLNGINCPGDLRKLNVDVLPEVCKELRQDIIDELSCNPGHFAASLGAVELTVALHYVFNTPYDRIVWDVGHQAYAHKILTGRRKAFSTNRKLKGIRPFPSPDESEYDTFTCGHASNSISAALGMSVAAKLKGEKNRHVVAVIGDGSMTGGLAFEGLNNASSTPNNLLIVLNDNDMAIDRTVGGMKEYLLNMTTSNRYNRIRQKIARVMFRWGILNEARRKSVIRFNNSLKSLLFQEQNVFEGLNIRYFGPFDGHDVKNIARVMNDIKNMEGPKLLHLHTIKGKGFEPAEKSATVWHAPGLFDKETGKRIITSTKGLPPLFQEVFGHTLLELAKQNDKIIGVTPAMPTGCSMNIMMNEMPDRAFDVGIAEGHAVTFSGGMAKDGLIPFCNIYSSFMQRALDNMIHDVAIQNLNVVLCLDRAGLVGEDGPTHHGAFDMAYLRCIPNLTIASPYNEHELRRLMYTAQLPDKGPFVIRYPRGRGSLVDWTCPLEEAPVGTGRKLKEGKDVAVISIGPIGTVSAKAIARAEAETDGVTIAHYDLRYLKPLDENLLNEIGQNFSKVITVEDAVTEGGMGSSVLEFMSDHNYTPQVKRIGIPNIFVEHGNIKELYKLCGMDEESIYKTLKSQL comes from the coding sequence ATGAAGAATAACCAAACATATAGCTTGCTAAATGGCATAAATTGTCCGGGAGATCTTCGCAAACTCAATGTAGACGTGCTTCCTGAGGTTTGTAAAGAACTGAGGCAGGATATTATTGATGAGCTTTCGTGTAACCCGGGACACTTTGCTGCAAGTTTAGGTGCCGTAGAGCTGACTGTGGCTCTACATTACGTATTTAATACCCCTTATGACAGAATAGTGTGGGATGTGGGGCATCAGGCTTATGCTCACAAGATTTTAACAGGAAGAAGAAAAGCATTTTCCACTAACAGGAAATTAAAAGGTATCCGTCCGTTCCCATCTCCCGATGAGAGTGAATATGATACTTTTACCTGCGGACACGCTTCCAACTCTATATCTGCTGCACTTGGAATGAGTGTGGCTGCCAAACTTAAGGGAGAGAAAAACCGCCATGTAGTTGCCGTAATTGGTGACGGTTCCATGACGGGTGGGCTGGCTTTTGAAGGACTCAACAATGCATCTTCTACTCCTAACAATTTACTGATTGTACTCAACGATAACGATATGGCAATAGACCGTACCGTAGGTGGAATGAAAGAGTATCTGCTCAACATGACCACTTCCAATCGCTATAACCGCATCCGGCAGAAAATTGCCCGGGTAATGTTTCGTTGGGGAATACTGAATGAGGCGCGAAGAAAGAGTGTGATTCGTTTTAACAACAGTCTGAAATCGCTGCTATTCCAGGAACAAAATGTTTTTGAAGGATTGAATATCCGTTACTTCGGTCCGTTCGACGGCCACGATGTTAAGAATATAGCCCGGGTAATGAATGACATAAAGAACATGGAAGGCCCTAAGCTTTTACACTTGCATACAATCAAAGGTAAAGGTTTTGAACCGGCTGAGAAATCTGCTACCGTGTGGCATGCTCCAGGACTCTTCGATAAAGAGACAGGAAAACGGATTATTACCAGCACAAAAGGGCTGCCTCCTCTTTTTCAGGAGGTTTTTGGTCATACTTTATTAGAGCTGGCAAAACAGAATGATAAAATTATAGGTGTAACTCCCGCCATGCCTACAGGATGTTCCATGAACATTATGATGAATGAGATGCCCGACAGAGCATTTGATGTGGGTATTGCCGAAGGACATGCCGTTACCTTCTCGGGAGGAATGGCAAAGGACGGACTGATTCCTTTCTGCAACATCTACTCTTCGTTTATGCAACGGGCGCTTGATAATATGATTCACGATGTAGCTATTCAGAACTTGAATGTGGTGCTCTGCCTGGACCGCGCCGGACTGGTGGGTGAAGACGGACCTACTCATCATGGAGCATTTGATATGGCTTATCTGCGTTGTATTCCTAATCTGACCATAGCCTCACCTTATAATGAACATGAGCTTCGCCGATTAATGTACACCGCTCAGTTGCCAGACAAAGGACCGTTTGTAATCCGTTACCCAAGAGGAAGAGGTTCATTAGTAGACTGGACTTGCCCACTAGAGGAGGCACCTGTAGGTACCGGAAGGAAGTTGAAAGAAGGAAAGGATGTTGCTGTTATCAGCATTGGCCCTATAGGAACTGTTTCTGCAAAAGCAATTGCAAGGGCAGAAGCTGAAACTGATGGGGTAACCATTGCCCACTATGATTTACGTTACCTGAAACCTCTGGATGAAAATCTGCTAAACGAAATAGGACAGAATTTCAGTAAAGTGATAACCGTAGAAGACGCAGTTACAGAAGGTGGAATGGGAAGCAGCGTTCTTGAATTTATGTCTGATCATAACTACACTCCGCAGGTTAAAAGAATAGGTATTCCAAATATATTTGTGGAGCATGGTAATATTAAGGAGCTGTACAAGCTTTGTGGAATGGATGAAGAGAGTATATATAAAACTTTAAAGTCGCAGTTATGA